Proteins encoded by one window of Lycium barbarum isolate Lr01 chromosome 11, ASM1917538v2, whole genome shotgun sequence:
- the LOC132617795 gene encoding uncharacterized protein LOC132617795, with amino-acid sequence MSDWGPVFVAVVLFVLLTPGLLIQAPGRNRFVEFGTFQTSGVSILVHSVVYFVLMCIFLLAIGVHMYMGS; translated from the exons ATGTCGGATTGGGGTCCGGTGTTCGTGGCGGTGGTGCTGTTTGTGCTGTTAACACCAG GTTTGCTGATTCAAGCACCGGGTCGCAACCGATTTGTTGAATTTGGAACCTTTCAAACGAGTGGGGTGTCCATTCTGGTTCACTCAGTTGTCTACTTCGTCCTTATGTGCATCTTCTTATTAGCCATTGGAGTCCATATGTACATGGGTTCCTAG